A single region of the Corallococcus caeni genome encodes:
- a CDS encoding Uma2 family endonuclease, which yields MGDGNGSGKGKSVTYAVLEDVPPTKVGEIIEGELVVSPRPASPHARAASKLGGWLDGPFDEGSNGPGGWFILDEPELRFAGTGDALVPDLAGWRRERMPHMPRTPVFSLAPDWICEVLSPSTYRWDRGPKMRVYARAGVEWLWFIDPLAEGLEIHRLQDGQWRLHEVHLGSGTVNAVPFDAVPLSLGKLWIR from the coding sequence ATGGGTGATGGAAACGGGAGCGGGAAGGGGAAGTCGGTGACGTACGCCGTCCTGGAGGACGTGCCGCCGACGAAGGTGGGGGAGATCATCGAGGGGGAGCTGGTCGTCAGTCCCCGGCCGGCGTCTCCCCACGCGCGGGCGGCGTCGAAGCTCGGCGGATGGCTGGATGGGCCATTCGACGAAGGCAGTAATGGCCCCGGTGGGTGGTTCATCCTGGATGAGCCGGAGCTGCGCTTCGCGGGAACAGGGGATGCGCTGGTGCCAGACCTCGCGGGATGGCGCCGCGAGCGGATGCCGCACATGCCAAGAACGCCTGTCTTCTCCCTGGCGCCGGATTGGATTTGCGAGGTGTTGTCCCCGTCCACCTACCGATGGGACCGGGGCCCGAAGATGCGCGTCTACGCGCGGGCGGGCGTGGAGTGGCTGTGGTTCATCGATCCACTGGCGGAGGGGTTGGAGATCCACCGCCTCCAGGACGGCCAATGGCGCTTGCATGAGGTGCACCTGGGAAGTGGAACCGTGAATGCCGTTCCCTTCGATGCGGTGCCCTTGAGCCTGGGCAAGCTCTGGATCCGGTGA
- a CDS encoding MOSC domain-containing protein: MSTPGFIKALFLAQERGTPMRRVPQAHAVEQHGFEGDRHQRRAVGHKRQLLLMDEAQRAALDVPEGALKENVLVEGLSLDALPPGQRLALGDAVVVELTEPCVPCWKLDALRPGLLKDSWGRRGQLARVLKPGTVHEGDTVRLLDVNPDAPRIIRPKLP; encoded by the coding sequence GTGAGCACCCCAGGATTCATCAAGGCCCTCTTCCTGGCCCAGGAGCGGGGCACGCCCATGCGCCGGGTCCCCCAGGCCCACGCCGTGGAGCAGCACGGCTTCGAGGGCGACCGTCACCAGCGCAGGGCCGTGGGCCACAAGCGCCAGCTGCTGCTGATGGACGAAGCGCAGCGCGCGGCGCTGGACGTGCCCGAGGGCGCGCTCAAGGAGAACGTGCTGGTGGAGGGCCTGTCCCTGGACGCGCTGCCGCCGGGACAGCGGCTGGCGCTGGGGGACGCGGTGGTGGTGGAGCTGACCGAGCCCTGCGTCCCCTGCTGGAAGCTGGACGCCCTGCGCCCCGGCCTGCTGAAGGACAGCTGGGGCCGGAGGGGTCAGCTCGCGCGAGTGTTGAAGCCAGGCACCGTGCACGAAGGCGACACCGTGCGCCTGCTGGACGTGAACCCGGACGCCCCGCGCATCATCCGGCCGAAGCTGCCCTGA
- a CDS encoding PDC sensor domain-containing protein: MSIPWMGLALAVGGLLPPDGVAQLQKVDGVMPHLRRLAEDPEVVRAIRAQNARHTPLATIQQQDAEWLATPALTPLKQRVLDGPCTGALRRLRERLGPAVAEAFTMDDQGALVCASRRTSDYWQGDESKWRLTYAGGRGGPVLREAPFFDESSQAYVIQVSLPVSDGAQVIGALTVGLSLLDL, from the coding sequence ATGTCCATTCCGTGGATGGGATTGGCGCTGGCCGTGGGGGGGCTACTCCCTCCTGACGGTGTCGCGCAGCTCCAGAAGGTGGACGGCGTGATGCCGCACCTGCGGCGGCTGGCGGAGGACCCGGAGGTGGTGCGAGCCATCCGAGCCCAGAACGCGCGCCACACGCCGCTCGCCACCATCCAGCAGCAGGACGCGGAGTGGCTGGCGACCCCGGCCCTCACGCCCCTCAAGCAGCGCGTGCTGGACGGCCCGTGCACGGGCGCGCTGCGCCGCCTGCGGGAGCGGCTGGGCCCGGCGGTGGCGGAGGCCTTCACCATGGACGACCAGGGCGCGCTCGTCTGCGCCAGCCGCCGCACGTCCGACTACTGGCAGGGGGACGAGTCCAAGTGGCGCCTCACCTACGCCGGGGGCCGGGGCGGCCCCGTGCTGCGCGAGGCCCCGTTCTTCGACGAGTCCTCCCAGGCCTACGTCATCCAGGTGTCTCTCCCCGTCAGCGACGGCGCCCAGGTCATCGGCGCGCTCACCGTGGGCCTGTCCCTGCTCGACCTGTGA